The following coding sequences lie in one Metallumcola ferriviriculae genomic window:
- a CDS encoding thiolase family protein, which translates to MKECVIIDGVRTANGRAHKDKGWFRNKRPDELLTSVYSGLFERNKQISPEEVEAVFIGSAAQVGMQNDIGRLAWLAGGFPENVAANTICQQCPSGMSAIEHAARAIMAGEGDIYIAGGVEDMLHVPMGMALDLPPRLAQRYNPNDIPMGPTAEKVAEQWNVSSEDMMQMAYYSHKNSAAARDAGKFGNEIIPVEGEKEDGTKFMVEHDQWIRDNISIDGMAGMKSPFKPDGVVTAALSSPLTAGACALILMSREKADELGLAYHLKYKAGAMAGCDPTIMGIGPIYAVKKLFERTGLTADDIDVVEINEAFASQSLASLRELGIEENAPFKRTNLWGGALALGHPLGESGARIVITLNNIMKTDMPEAKYGLATLCGGFGNANATLWEKV; encoded by the coding sequence ATGAAGGAATGTGTAATAATAGACGGTGTCCGAACAGCCAATGGACGGGCGCATAAAGATAAAGGGTGGTTTAGAAACAAACGTCCGGATGAGCTATTGACCTCAGTATATAGCGGGTTGTTTGAAAGAAATAAACAAATCAGTCCCGAAGAGGTAGAAGCCGTATTTATCGGCTCTGCTGCCCAGGTGGGCATGCAAAACGATATTGGCCGGCTTGCCTGGCTTGCTGGCGGTTTCCCGGAAAATGTAGCGGCAAATACTATCTGCCAGCAATGTCCTTCAGGAATGTCTGCCATTGAACATGCTGCAAGAGCTATTATGGCAGGTGAGGGTGACATCTATATCGCCGGTGGCGTAGAAGATATGCTTCATGTTCCTATGGGTATGGCTTTGGACCTCCCGCCCAGACTGGCACAGCGTTATAACCCTAACGATATTCCTATGGGTCCTACTGCGGAAAAGGTCGCGGAACAATGGAATGTATCCAGTGAAGACATGATGCAGATGGCTTATTACAGTCACAAAAATTCGGCCGCGGCTCGGGATGCAGGTAAGTTTGGTAACGAAATTATCCCAGTGGAAGGTGAAAAAGAAGACGGAACGAAATTCATGGTTGAGCATGACCAATGGATTCGCGATAATATCTCTATAGACGGAATGGCCGGTATGAAGTCGCCCTTTAAGCCGGATGGTGTGGTTACTGCTGCACTTTCATCGCCTCTTACTGCCGGAGCATGCGCCCTTATCTTAATGAGCAGAGAAAAAGCCGATGAGCTAGGATTGGCTTATCATCTGAAATATAAAGCCGGCGCTATGGCTGGTTGTGACCCTACCATAATGGGAATTGGGCCTATATACGCAGTAAAGAAACTTTTTGAAAGAACAGGACTAACTGCGGATGATATCGATGTGGTAGAGATTAACGAAGCATTTGCTAGCCAATCCTTGGCTTCACTGCGGGAGCTTGGTATTGAGGAAAATGCTCCCTTTAAAAGAACCAATCTTTGGGGAGGCGCCCTGGCATTGGGTCATCCTTTGGGTGAATCCGGGGCCAGGATCGTAATCACGTTAAACAATATTATGAAAACCGATATGCCTGAAGCAAAATACGGCTTGGCAACACTATGCGGCGGCTTTGGCAACGCCAATGCCACCCTTTGGGAGAAAGTATAA
- a CDS encoding ABC transporter ATP-binding protein — MTERRDYKTTGRGRGFGSGPHMSMPVEKAKNFKGTLKRLLLYFAPRKYQIIQVFFIAILSTLFIIVSPKILGKAITKIFEGMMMKINGVPGATIDFNYIQHILFILSILYVTSAVFNYIQQYIMVSIAQKTVYDMREDVNSKLARLPLKYFDSHPHGEILSRVTNDIENISNTLQQSIMQLITALVTLVGVIIMMLSISPLITLITILTLPLYAVVTKYVASRSQKYFAGQQKALGQLNGHIEEMYTGHKIIKAFGHEDKAIEEFNAINDELHDVGWKAQYISGIIMPLMQFIGNIGYVLVSVVGAIFVTNQAITIGDVQAFIQYSRQLTQPITQTANIANIIQSTVASAERVFELLDENEEVPESVNAKILEFPKGEVKFENVKFGYKDNETLIENMTFGIKPGQTVAIVGPTGAGKTTLVNLLMRFYELNGGQILIDGVDIKEMKRGYLRSIFGMVLQDTWLFNGSIKDNIAYGRENASDEEIVAAAKAAHADHFIRTLPDGYATVLNEDASNLSQGQRQLLTIARAILADPIILILDEATSSVDTRTEVYIQKAMNNLMKGKTSFVIAHRLSTIRGADLILVMNDGNIVENGTHQGLLEKNGFYAELYNSQFTAVN; from the coding sequence ATGACAGAGCGCCGAGATTATAAAACGACCGGTCGCGGCAGGGGATTTGGCAGCGGTCCGCACATGAGCATGCCGGTAGAAAAAGCTAAGAATTTCAAAGGTACTTTAAAAAGATTGCTGCTTTACTTTGCACCAAGAAAATACCAGATTATTCAAGTGTTTTTTATTGCTATTTTAAGCACATTGTTTATTATTGTAAGCCCCAAAATTCTTGGCAAAGCAATCACTAAGATATTCGAAGGTATGATGATGAAAATTAATGGGGTACCAGGGGCAACAATTGACTTCAATTATATTCAGCACATTTTGTTCATTCTAAGTATTCTTTATGTTACTAGTGCCGTTTTTAATTATATTCAGCAATATATCATGGTGAGCATCGCCCAGAAGACGGTCTATGATATGCGCGAGGATGTTAACAGCAAATTAGCTCGCTTACCTTTGAAATATTTCGATTCGCATCCCCATGGAGAAATATTAAGCCGTGTGACGAATGATATTGAAAATATAAGCAACACCTTGCAACAGAGTATCATGCAGCTCATTACCGCTTTAGTTACCCTTGTCGGCGTCATCATCATGATGTTATCAATTAGTCCTTTGATAACATTAATTACTATTTTGACTCTGCCGTTGTATGCGGTAGTAACAAAATATGTGGCATCTCGTTCACAAAAGTACTTTGCTGGGCAGCAGAAAGCGCTGGGACAGTTGAACGGTCATATTGAGGAAATGTACACCGGTCACAAAATAATTAAGGCCTTTGGACACGAGGATAAGGCTATTGAAGAATTTAATGCAATTAACGATGAACTTCACGATGTAGGTTGGAAGGCACAGTATATTTCCGGCATCATCATGCCGCTGATGCAGTTTATTGGCAACATTGGGTATGTATTAGTTTCCGTTGTCGGTGCAATTTTTGTTACCAATCAGGCGATTACAATCGGGGACGTACAAGCATTTATTCAATATTCAAGACAACTGACCCAACCGATAACGCAAACGGCAAATATTGCTAATATTATTCAGTCTACTGTGGCGTCGGCCGAGCGTGTTTTTGAACTTTTAGACGAAAATGAAGAAGTACCTGAAAGTGTAAATGCTAAAATATTGGAGTTTCCCAAGGGAGAGGTCAAGTTCGAAAATGTTAAGTTTGGTTATAAGGATAATGAAACTCTTATCGAAAATATGACTTTCGGGATAAAACCCGGTCAGACTGTGGCCATAGTAGGCCCTACCGGTGCAGGGAAGACTACATTGGTAAATTTATTAATGCGCTTCTATGAACTTAATGGGGGGCAGATATTAATTGACGGGGTTGATATTAAAGAGATGAAACGAGGATATTTGCGCAGCATCTTTGGCATGGTGCTGCAGGACACCTGGCTTTTTAATGGCAGTATCAAGGATAACATAGCCTATGGACGTGAAAATGCTTCGGATGAAGAAATCGTGGCGGCCGCCAAAGCAGCTCATGCGGATCACTTTATCAGAACACTTCCCGATGGTTATGCTACCGTGTTAAACGAAGATGCGTCAAATTTATCCCAGGGACAAAGGCAGCTCTTAACTATTGCCAGAGCCATTCTTGCTGACCCAATTATCCTGATCCTCGATGAAGCGACCAGCAGCGTTGATACTAGAACGGAGGTTTATATCCAAAAGGCGATGAATAATCTGATGAAAGGAAAAACCAGCTTTGTCATTGCCCATCGCTTATCTACCATTCGTGGCGCAGATTTAATCTTGGTAATGAACGACGGCAATATCGTAGAAAATGGTACTCATCAAGGACTTTTAGAAAAGAACGGTTTCTATGCGGAATTATATAATAGCCAGTTTACGGCAGTAAATTAA
- a CDS encoding DUF362 domain-containing protein, whose protein sequence is MTKPIVSVVKFEDAYRSLRQALDLSCGLEGLRKRDKILIKPNLVSWDFDLPFPPYGVVATSAIMSALVKILSEEGFNDLTIGEAPLMVPKTIGQAMYKELGYDVLAEKYGVKLVDFNEEKFSKIDCDGYELSIAEKVLQADKIINVPVLKTHNQTKVSLGIKNFKGVINRKSKMFCHNKDTDLSNIFPHIIEKLPVALTIIDGVFGMAKGPGPTGKAERLNLLVASRDTFAADVVGAALLGYPAKEVEHLVYFSSRNGGSLDINDIDVRGEKVEENSTFLDFDWEWTEANTGPAGFEKRGITGLALRKYDSTMCTGCSMLFNPLLIMFMSAYKGEPFPNVEVLSGKVQEASPGFDKTVLFGKCPYSLNKDNPNINKAIAIKGCPPDLEEFEKAMNEEGIACDYNEYVKYRHYLFNRYKPEDGFDLELFKV, encoded by the coding sequence ATGACAAAACCTATTGTTTCTGTGGTTAAATTTGAAGATGCATACCGATCTTTACGCCAGGCATTAGACTTAAGCTGTGGGCTAGAGGGACTGAGGAAGAGAGATAAAATATTAATTAAGCCTAATTTGGTATCGTGGGATTTTGACCTGCCGTTTCCTCCTTATGGTGTAGTAGCAACATCTGCTATTATGTCAGCGCTGGTTAAAATCTTGTCAGAAGAAGGATTTAATGACCTAACTATTGGTGAAGCACCATTAATGGTTCCTAAGACTATCGGACAGGCCATGTATAAAGAATTAGGATATGATGTTCTAGCCGAAAAGTATGGTGTCAAATTAGTTGACTTTAACGAGGAAAAGTTCAGTAAAATTGACTGTGACGGATACGAACTTTCCATCGCTGAGAAAGTACTGCAAGCCGACAAAATTATCAATGTCCCAGTGTTGAAGACACATAATCAGACGAAGGTTTCATTGGGGATAAAAAACTTCAAGGGTGTAATTAATCGAAAATCTAAGATGTTCTGTCATAATAAGGATACTGACCTAAGTAACATTTTCCCCCACATTATCGAAAAACTGCCGGTGGCTCTGACCATTATTGACGGGGTATTTGGGATGGCGAAGGGACCAGGACCAACTGGAAAGGCCGAAAGGTTAAATCTCTTGGTGGCATCTCGTGATACATTTGCAGCAGATGTGGTAGGTGCGGCATTACTGGGTTATCCAGCAAAAGAAGTAGAGCACCTGGTTTACTTCAGCAGTCGCAATGGTGGCAGCTTAGACATCAATGACATTGACGTGAGGGGAGAGAAGGTAGAAGAAAACAGCACTTTCCTCGATTTCGATTGGGAGTGGACTGAAGCTAACACTGGGCCGGCAGGTTTCGAGAAACGCGGCATTACGGGCCTGGCACTACGTAAATATGACAGTACCATGTGCACGGGATGTTCGATGTTGTTTAATCCGCTGCTGATCATGTTCATGTCAGCGTATAAGGGTGAGCCATTCCCTAACGTTGAAGTGCTTAGTGGCAAGGTACAGGAAGCGTCACCTGGCTTTGATAAGACGGTTCTTTTCGGTAAGTGCCCCTATTCCTTGAACAAAGACAACCCCAATATAAATAAAGCAATCGCCATCAAAGGGTGCCCGCCAGATTTAGAAGAGTTTGAAAAGGCAATGAATGAAGAAGGAATTGCCTGCGATTACAATGAATATGTCAAATATCGTCACTATCTATTTAACCGCTATAAGCCCGAGGACGGATTTGATTTGGAATTGTTTAAAGTGTAA
- a CDS encoding putative quinol monooxygenase — protein sequence MITLVAKLKAQPGKETLLAEACSLLAEEVKQKEEGCIMYLPHVSIKDPTEIILVEKYTDRDALNNHSQSAHYKLAAGKFKELLAEPVDIQMLKEIK from the coding sequence ATGATAACATTGGTCGCTAAATTAAAGGCACAGCCCGGGAAAGAAACCCTATTAGCAGAGGCTTGTTCTCTACTTGCAGAAGAGGTGAAGCAGAAAGAGGAAGGGTGCATAATGTATTTGCCGCATGTTTCAATTAAAGACCCGACAGAAATTATTCTGGTTGAAAAGTATACGGACCGCGATGCTTTAAATAACCACAGCCAAAGTGCACATTATAAACTAGCCGCTGGAAAATTTAAAGAATTATTGGCGGAACCTGTTGATATTCAAATGCTTAAAGAAATTAAGTAG
- a CDS encoding acyl-CoA dehydrogenase family protein: protein MNFEFSEEQTALQDMAYKFAKNEFEPIAQECDREEKYPREVWAKACEVGLVGVIVPERYGGVGGGWIETAIITEQLSRIDMGLGLVVTAATFGAENILLYGSEEQKQRYLPALVNGEIIFAGAYTEPNAGTDVAGTSTRADKDGNDYIINGSKMFITNGTVSDYMAVLCVTNPEAEKRTQRHSLIIVDANSAGIKRIKIKGKMGIRASDTAEIVFEDVRVPQENLIGKEGRGFYQLMHFFDMTRIMVASQGVGLAQGALDKTVQYVQERKTFGQPLAANQGIQFQLAEMATRVELARTITYKAAWTADNGALDPSLNAMAKYYSGETAVWVVDKALQLHGGYGYIDEYDVQRFYRDAKILEIYEGAKEAEKMTIARRLF from the coding sequence ATGAATTTTGAATTTAGTGAAGAACAAACAGCACTTCAAGACATGGCGTATAAATTTGCAAAGAATGAGTTTGAGCCCATAGCGCAGGAGTGTGACAGGGAAGAGAAGTATCCCAGAGAAGTATGGGCGAAAGCATGTGAGGTGGGCTTGGTTGGCGTTATTGTACCGGAAAGGTATGGCGGTGTGGGCGGAGGATGGATCGAAACCGCCATAATTACGGAACAGTTGTCACGAATTGATATGGGCTTAGGACTGGTGGTAACCGCTGCAACATTTGGTGCAGAAAACATTCTTCTGTACGGTTCAGAGGAACAGAAACAGCGGTATTTACCGGCCCTGGTCAATGGTGAGATTATTTTTGCCGGTGCATATACTGAACCTAATGCCGGAACAGATGTTGCCGGCACCAGCACTCGAGCTGACAAAGACGGGAATGATTATATTATCAACGGTAGTAAGATGTTTATTACTAACGGCACGGTGTCTGATTACATGGCAGTATTATGCGTTACCAATCCCGAAGCAGAGAAGAGGACCCAACGTCACAGTCTCATCATTGTAGATGCAAACAGCGCGGGAATTAAGAGAATTAAGATTAAGGGGAAAATGGGCATTCGTGCTTCTGACACCGCAGAAATTGTTTTCGAAGATGTCCGTGTTCCTCAGGAAAACCTGATTGGTAAAGAAGGCCGAGGTTTTTATCAGTTAATGCATTTCTTTGACATGACCCGGATTATGGTAGCTTCACAGGGAGTGGGACTAGCTCAAGGGGCGTTGGATAAAACCGTTCAATATGTTCAGGAAAGAAAGACTTTTGGGCAGCCGCTGGCTGCCAATCAAGGCATTCAGTTTCAATTAGCAGAAATGGCTACCCGGGTGGAGTTGGCCCGAACCATTACTTATAAGGCAGCCTGGACTGCGGATAATGGGGCGTTGGATCCTTCCTTAAACGCAATGGCTAAGTATTATTCTGGAGAGACTGCTGTGTGGGTGGTGGATAAAGCCCTCCAGCTGCACGGTGGTTATGGCTATATCGATGAATATGATGTACAAAGGTTTTACCGCGATGCTAAAATATTGGAAATCTATGAGGGGGCCAAAGAAGCAGAAAAAATGACCATCGCCAGACGGTTATTTTAA
- a CDS encoding long-chain-fatty-acid--CoA ligase, which yields MSFQKPYLKEYEQAGVNWDIKLEPTALPSLLFRSSQKNPHKTALIFYGHEVSYAQLAACVKRAASVFYDIGVCKGDRIAVMLPNCPDFVIAYYAILSLGGIVVNTNPMYVEREIEHQVNDSGSNMIITLNDLYFRVKNIRDNTALEKVILTGFAGKPETMPDDTLWFPDFYAKDRPEPPKIDINPEEDLAVLQYTGGTTGVSKGAMLTHFNLYANSQQTDHFFIGDEKKQLTLAVLPFFHVYGMSSCMNLAMAAGTTLILVPRFDPAEIAKIIKDYKPTFFPGVPTMFIALLNHPDFKDATNVMVYNSGGAPMPVDVLLKFEKLLEGTESEIGEGYGLSESSPTTHCNPIFGDGKPGSIGIPFPGTDAAIVNSESGDFLPIGEVGELVIKGPQVMKGYWNMPEQTEKTLRNGFLFTGDMGKMDEDGYFYIVDRKKDMIIASGYNIYPREIEEVLFEHPKVQEVVVAGVPDTYRGETVKAFVVLKQGETCTGEELIDFCKERLAPYKVPKKVEFRDELPKTTVGKLLRRKLIEEEKAKLEQEKKA from the coding sequence ATGAGTTTTCAAAAACCCTATCTAAAAGAGTATGAGCAAGCGGGAGTAAATTGGGACATCAAGCTTGAACCCACAGCATTGCCAAGTTTATTATTTCGCTCCAGTCAAAAAAACCCTCACAAAACTGCATTGATTTTTTATGGTCATGAGGTGTCCTATGCACAACTGGCGGCATGTGTCAAAAGAGCAGCATCAGTATTTTACGATATCGGGGTATGTAAGGGTGACCGGATTGCTGTAATGCTGCCTAACTGTCCTGACTTTGTTATCGCGTATTACGCCATTCTCAGTTTAGGTGGTATTGTTGTCAATACTAACCCGATGTATGTTGAAAGAGAAATTGAACATCAGGTAAACGACTCAGGGTCTAATATGATAATTACTCTAAATGACCTTTATTTCCGGGTTAAGAATATTCGAGATAATACAGCGTTGGAGAAGGTCATTCTCACTGGATTTGCGGGTAAGCCGGAAACTATGCCTGATGATACTCTTTGGTTTCCAGATTTCTATGCTAAAGACCGACCGGAACCCCCTAAAATTGATATCAACCCCGAAGAAGATTTAGCTGTTTTACAATATACTGGGGGTACTACCGGGGTTTCTAAGGGTGCCATGTTAACCCACTTTAATCTCTACGCTAATTCTCAACAGACCGACCATTTCTTTATTGGCGATGAAAAGAAACAGCTTACTCTTGCAGTTTTGCCTTTCTTTCATGTCTACGGCATGTCATCCTGTATGAACTTAGCCATGGCAGCGGGAACTACTTTGATTCTAGTTCCTCGGTTCGACCCTGCTGAGATAGCTAAAATTATCAAGGATTACAAACCGACTTTTTTCCCTGGTGTTCCTACCATGTTCATCGCCTTGTTAAATCATCCTGATTTTAAAGACGCGACCAATGTAATGGTGTACAACTCGGGCGGGGCGCCAATGCCGGTTGATGTACTGCTTAAATTCGAAAAGTTATTAGAAGGAACTGAATCGGAGATAGGTGAAGGATACGGCTTGTCGGAATCGTCACCCACTACGCATTGCAACCCAATATTTGGTGACGGTAAACCTGGCAGTATTGGTATTCCCTTCCCGGGTACGGATGCAGCCATTGTGAACTCGGAAAGTGGTGACTTCCTGCCAATAGGGGAAGTGGGTGAACTAGTTATAAAGGGTCCCCAGGTGATGAAGGGCTACTGGAATATGCCGGAACAAACAGAGAAAACACTGCGTAATGGGTTCTTATTTACTGGCGATATGGGTAAAATGGACGAAGATGGCTATTTTTATATTGTTGACCGAAAAAAAGATATGATCATTGCCAGTGGCTACAATATTTATCCTAGGGAAATTGAAGAAGTACTCTTTGAACACCCCAAAGTTCAAGAAGTTGTAGTAGCGGGAGTTCCTGACACTTACCGCGGGGAAACGGTAAAGGCCTTTGTTGTTTTAAAACAGGGAGAAACCTGTACAGGAGAGGAATTGATTGATTTCTGCAAAGAGCGGCTGGCACCATATAAAGTACCGAAAAAAGTGGAATTTAGGGACGAACTACCTAAAACCACAGTAGGCAAGCTGCTGCGCCGCAAGCTGATTGAAGAAGAGAAGGCAAAGTTGGAGCAGGAAAAGAAAGCATAA
- a CDS encoding ABC transporter ATP-binding protein has product MLKLTRYLKPYTLSITAVFILLFIQSLSQLYLPTLMSDIVDIGIVQGDTRYIFKVGVVMLFIAAGGTVATIAASYLSAKSATGFGKILRNKVFTHIESFSLQGFNKIGTASLITRTTNDITQVQQVTMLMLRMVISAPMMIIGGVIMAVSKDAQLSIIILVVIPLLSVAIFVIARKGLPLFKALQVKLDKLNRVLRESLTGIRVIRAFNRSEYESVRFNRANGDLTGTAINVNHIMVSMMPVMMFLFNLTTIAVVWFGSIRINNGSMQVGDLMAFIQYVTQIMFSLIMISVMFVMVPRASASALRINEILNMEADIKDPQCSQGSEGKRGVVQFKDVTFRYPGAEEPVVNDITFTTFPGEVTAVIGGTGSGKSTLINLIPRFFDVESGSVKIDGVDVRDMTQKELRAKIGFIPQEAVLFTGTTAENIRYGKETATDEEVKRAAEIAQATEFISTMKDGFQSLIAQGGINISGGQKQRISIARALVRKPEIYVFDDSFSALDLKTEANLRAALKKEILNSTIIIVAQRVSTVVDADRIIVLDQGRIAGIGCHKDLLEKCKVYREIVVSQLSEEELA; this is encoded by the coding sequence ATGCTTAAATTAACGAGGTATCTGAAGCCATACACGTTGTCGATTACTGCGGTCTTTATATTACTATTTATCCAATCACTATCTCAATTGTACCTGCCTACCTTGATGTCTGATATCGTTGATATTGGCATAGTGCAAGGCGATACCCGCTACATTTTTAAGGTTGGCGTAGTAATGCTGTTTATAGCTGCAGGGGGGACTGTCGCCACAATTGCCGCCAGTTATCTTTCCGCGAAAAGCGCTACCGGGTTTGGTAAAATTTTAAGAAATAAGGTCTTTACCCACATTGAAAGTTTTTCACTGCAGGGATTTAACAAGATAGGAACTGCTTCTCTCATTACTAGAACTACAAATGACATTACGCAAGTTCAACAGGTAACGATGCTGATGCTGCGGATGGTCATCAGCGCACCGATGATGATTATTGGTGGCGTCATCATGGCTGTATCCAAAGATGCGCAGTTATCAATAATTATCCTGGTTGTCATTCCGCTGCTTTCCGTCGCTATTTTTGTTATTGCCCGGAAAGGGCTACCATTGTTTAAGGCATTGCAGGTAAAGCTAGATAAACTAAACCGTGTCTTAAGAGAAAGTCTGACCGGCATCAGGGTAATACGAGCTTTTAACCGATCAGAATACGAAAGTGTTCGTTTCAATCGTGCCAATGGAGACCTGACAGGCACCGCCATTAATGTCAATCATATTATGGTCTCTATGATGCCTGTGATGATGTTTTTATTTAATTTAACAACTATCGCAGTGGTTTGGTTTGGCAGTATTCGTATTAATAATGGAAGTATGCAGGTAGGGGATTTAATGGCTTTTATCCAGTATGTCACCCAGATTATGTTTTCGTTGATTATGATTTCAGTGATGTTTGTCATGGTACCACGGGCATCGGCGTCGGCGCTGAGAATTAACGAAATCTTAAATATGGAAGCAGATATTAAGGACCCTCAGTGTTCGCAAGGTTCCGAAGGAAAAAGAGGGGTTGTCCAATTCAAAGATGTAACCTTTAGGTATCCGGGGGCAGAAGAACCGGTAGTAAATGATATAACATTTACTACGTTTCCCGGGGAAGTTACTGCTGTCATCGGGGGTACCGGCTCGGGGAAATCAACCTTAATAAACTTGATCCCGCGATTTTTCGATGTGGAAAGTGGCAGTGTTAAGATAGATGGAGTAGATGTTCGAGATATGACTCAAAAAGAACTTAGAGCGAAGATAGGTTTTATACCGCAAGAAGCAGTTTTGTTTACTGGTACAACTGCAGAAAATATTAGATACGGAAAAGAGACGGCCACTGATGAAGAGGTCAAGCGGGCAGCAGAAATAGCCCAAGCCACTGAATTTATATCCACTATGAAAGACGGCTTTCAATCTCTCATTGCTCAGGGTGGTATTAATATCTCAGGAGGGCAAAAGCAGCGGATTTCCATTGCCCGGGCCCTGGTGCGAAAACCGGAGATTTATGTGTTCGACGACAGTTTCTCTGCGCTTGATTTAAAAACGGAGGCTAACCTGCGGGCCGCCCTTAAAAAAGAAATATTAAATTCCACGATAATTATTGTGGCACAAAGGGTCAGTACTGTAGTGGATGCGGACCGTATTATAGTGTTGGATCAAGGTCGGATAGCGGGAATTGGCTGTCATAAAGATTTATTAGAAAAATGTAAGGTATACCGAGAAATAGTAGTTTCACAGCTGTCAGAGGAGGAATTAGCATGA
- a CDS encoding enoyl-CoA hydratase-related protein, producing MVKYEKLIVEKQPGFVVAVINNPPANALGQPVLRDLNSLLDQCFSDEEVRAIVITGAGEKLFSAGADISEFSAIQDGSTPKISGHDLFLKIENYPKPIIAALQGSAFGGGNELAMSCHLRILSETAKIGLPEVKLGIIPGWGGTQRLPRLIGKTKALEVMITGDPLSAGEALSYGLVNIVVAADKVLDEAKTLAGKLAKGAPIAIREILKAVTQGLNTTIEEGIKLEQGGSAVVFASEDAKEGGMAFFQKRAPQFKGK from the coding sequence ATGGTGAAGTATGAAAAGCTTATAGTGGAAAAACAGCCAGGTTTTGTTGTGGCAGTTATCAACAACCCCCCGGCCAACGCTTTAGGGCAGCCAGTTTTGCGGGACTTAAACAGCCTGTTAGACCAATGTTTTAGCGATGAGGAGGTCAGAGCCATCGTAATCACCGGCGCGGGAGAGAAACTGTTTTCAGCCGGAGCTGACATTAGCGAATTTTCTGCCATTCAGGATGGTAGTACGCCAAAAATCAGTGGCCATGATTTATTTTTGAAAATTGAAAACTATCCTAAACCTATTATTGCTGCTCTTCAAGGCAGCGCCTTCGGCGGCGGTAACGAATTGGCCATGAGCTGTCACCTACGAATTTTATCCGAAACGGCAAAAATCGGCCTGCCAGAAGTGAAGTTAGGCATTATACCTGGTTGGGGCGGTACCCAGCGATTACCCAGATTGATTGGTAAAACCAAGGCCTTAGAAGTAATGATCACCGGAGACCCCTTAAGCGCTGGAGAGGCACTGAGCTATGGCTTGGTAAATATAGTTGTTGCTGCTGATAAAGTACTAGACGAAGCGAAAACTTTGGCGGGAAAGCTGGCCAAAGGGGCTCCTATCGCCATTAGGGAAATATTAAAGGCCGTCACCCAAGGACTCAACACCACTATTGAGGAAGGCATCAAACTAGAACAGGGCGGTTCTGCCGTAGTATTTGCCAGTGAAGATGCCAAGGAAGGCGGTATGGCTTTCTTCCAGAAGAGGGCTCCCCAGTTTAAGGGTAAATAA
- a CDS encoding PaaI family thioesterase, producing MDADRAYTYKKNIEEASLHKFLGLNIEKIENGEALLSMPVQGSTLNPAGSLHGGVVYLAADVAAFSAIGSILCEDEFAVTIDIHCSIYKGTRNGPILYKAKVAKRTRRLAFINVEVTDYDVNLIAEARVTKAITRPVPKVFQS from the coding sequence TTGGACGCTGACAGAGCATACACCTACAAGAAAAACATCGAAGAAGCATCTTTGCATAAGTTTTTGGGGCTTAATATTGAAAAAATTGAAAATGGTGAAGCGCTACTATCAATGCCAGTTCAGGGCAGCACATTGAACCCGGCAGGAAGTCTGCATGGGGGAGTGGTTTACTTGGCAGCAGATGTTGCTGCCTTTTCAGCTATTGGTTCAATTCTTTGCGAGGATGAATTCGCAGTAACTATTGATATTCATTGCAGCATATATAAAGGAACCCGCAATGGCCCTATTTTATATAAAGCCAAGGTCGCTAAGCGCACTCGGAGGCTTGCGTTCATAAATGTGGAGGTTACAGATTATGATGTAAATTTGATCGCCGAAGCCCGAGTGACCAAAGCAATTACTAGACCTGTACCAAAGGTCTTCCAGTCTTAA